A genomic stretch from Hemibagrus wyckioides isolate EC202008001 linkage group LG20, SWU_Hwy_1.0, whole genome shotgun sequence includes:
- the LOC131370940 gene encoding myosin regulatory light chain 2B, cardiac muscle isoform-like isoform X2 — translation MFEQSQIQEFKEAFTIMDQNRDGFIDKNDLRDTFAAVGRLNVGSDELEDMLKEAPGPINFTVFLSMFGEKLKGTDPEENILNAFKIFDPEGTGVLKGDEIKFYLMSQADKFTETEMNQMFQMFPLDVSGNLDYKNLCYVITHGEEKEQE, via the exons ATGTTTGAGCAGTCTCAGATCCAGGAATTCAAAGAG GCGTTCACCATTATGGACCAGAACAGAGACGGATTCATTGACAAGAATGATCTCAGAGACACTTTCGCCGCTGTAG GTCGTCTGAATGTAGGGAGTGATGAGCTTGAAGACATGCTAAAGGAAGCCCCCGGTCCCATCAacttcacagtgttcctcagcATGTTTGGCGAGAAGCTCAAAG GTACTGACCCGGAGGAGAACATTCTGAACGCCTTCAAGATCTTCGACCCAGAGGGAACTGGTGTACTGAAGggagatga GATCAAGTTCTACCTGATGTCACAAGCAGATAAATTTACCGAAACTGAG ATGAATCAGATGTTTCAGATGTTCCCTCTGGACGTTTCTGGAAATCTCGACTACAAGAATCTCTGCTATGTGATCACACACGGAGAGGAAAAAGAGCAGGAGTGA
- the LOC131370940 gene encoding myosin regulatory light chain 2B, cardiac muscle isoform-like isoform X1: protein MSPKKAKKKESASSNVFTMFEQSQIQEFKEAFTIMDQNRDGFIDKNDLRDTFAAVGRLNVGSDELEDMLKEAPGPINFTVFLSMFGEKLKGTDPEENILNAFKIFDPEGTGVLKGDEIKFYLMSQADKFTETEMNQMFQMFPLDVSGNLDYKNLCYVITHGEEKEQE, encoded by the exons ATG TCCCCCAAAAAGGCCAAGAAGAAGGAGTCAGCCAGCTCCAATGTGTTCACCATGTTTGAGCAGTCTCAGATCCAGGAATTCAAAGAG GCGTTCACCATTATGGACCAGAACAGAGACGGATTCATTGACAAGAATGATCTCAGAGACACTTTCGCCGCTGTAG GTCGTCTGAATGTAGGGAGTGATGAGCTTGAAGACATGCTAAAGGAAGCCCCCGGTCCCATCAacttcacagtgttcctcagcATGTTTGGCGAGAAGCTCAAAG GTACTGACCCGGAGGAGAACATTCTGAACGCCTTCAAGATCTTCGACCCAGAGGGAACTGGTGTACTGAAGggagatga GATCAAGTTCTACCTGATGTCACAAGCAGATAAATTTACCGAAACTGAG ATGAATCAGATGTTTCAGATGTTCCCTCTGGACGTTTCTGGAAATCTCGACTACAAGAATCTCTGCTATGTGATCACACACGGAGAGGAAAAAGAGCAGGAGTGA